Proteins from a single region of Syngnathus scovelli strain Florida chromosome 7, RoL_Ssco_1.2, whole genome shotgun sequence:
- the rrp8 gene encoding ribosomal RNA-processing protein 8 isoform X2: protein MFNEDEDWNDAADVLSQSVVKKKPDSKSPNGKSKHVGKKSLLRTLQMLESIPDWKDDEPQPDSDSDLEAAAPHTKKKRKKKRRKRTKQASSTTEEREDNIEVKEDQSVTKKNKVEKKIEITQRRLRAPAGETEDKEAVQKSAADALKFNRQQWKNKMKNKRKCKNKYQQIKAQKEAEKDEDKPPATGCAPLTGGKPVQAPDKKTLPQKKTDEDNAAEKDEDKCPATGCAPLTGGKPVQAPDKKALPQKKTDEDNAAEKDEDKSPATRRAPVHGGKRVKAPDHTALPQKRKKTDAAATAETEAVKSAKRQRDTPPVNGSTRDSRTGRQKAEQLKAERLKRQHLRKLLGAAEEREEEPDKEEEPVLQEAEDAPEDRSGRLRRRMEQRLEAARFRHINQFLYCSSSGEAKRMFQQDPPAFGIYHRGFAEQVRRWPANPVDAIIDYIQRKPPSLVVADFGCGDCKIALSVKNKVHSFDLVALCDLVTVCDMAHVPLQDRSVDIAVFCLSLMGTNLAAFLAEANRVLKRGGKLKIAEVASRFDNVRNFLTALTRLGFKLESKDTENTHFYTFDLIKTGDAPPNVKNFGLQLKACLYKKR from the exons ATGTTTAATGAGGACGAAGACTGGAATGACGCTGCCGACGTCCTCAGTCAAAGTGTTGTGAAAAAGAAGCCAGACAGCAAGAGCCCCAATGGAAAG TCCAAACATGTGGGAAAGAAGAGCCTCCtgcgaacgctgcagatgttggaATCCATACCAGACTGGAAGGACGACGAGCCTCAGCCTGACAGCGACAGCGACCTCGAAGCCGCTGCGCCGCACaccaagaagaagaggaagaaaaagaggaggaagaggacgaaACAAGCCAGTTCGACAACAGAAGAGCGGGAGGACAACATTGAGGTTAAGGAAGACCAAAGTGTAACCAAGAAGAACAAAGTGGAAAAGAAAATTG AAATAACGCAAAGACGTCTTCGGGCACCGGCAGGCGAGACGGAGGACAAAGAAGCGGTGCAGAAGTCGGCCGCCGATGCCCtgaaattcaacaggcagcagtggaaaaacaaaatgaagaacaagaggaaatgtaaaaataaataccagCAGATCAAAGCTCAAAAGGAAGCGGAGAAGGACGAGGACAAACCTCCGGCGACCGGGTGCGCGCCTCTCACTGGGGGCAAACCAGTGCAAGCGCCAGACAAGAAAACGCTGCCGCAGAAAAAGACGGATGAGGACAACGCCGCCGAGAAGGACGAGGACAAATGTCCGGCGACCGGGTGCGCGCCTCTCACTGGGGGCAAACCAGTGCAAGCGCCAGACAAGAAAGCGCTGCCGCAGAAAAAGACGGATGAGGACAACGCCGCCGAGAAGGACGAGGACAAATCTCCGGCGACCAGGCGCGCGCCTGTCCACGGGGGCAAAAGAGTGAAAGCGCCAGACCACACAGCGCTGCCGCAGAAAAGGAAAAAGACGGACGCCGCTGCCACTGCCGAGACGGAAGCCGTTAAAAGCGCCAAGCGGCAAAGGGACACCCCCCCGGTCAACGGGTCCACGCGGGATTCCCGGACAGGGCGGCAAAAAGCCGAGCAGCTCAAGGCCGAGAGGCTGAAACGCCAGCACCTGCGCAAGCTTCTCGGGGCGGCCGAGGAGCGGGAGGAGGAGCCGGACAAGGAGGAGGAGCCCGTTTTGCAGGAGGCCGAGGATGCGCCGGAGGACCGCTCCGGCAGGTTGCGCCGGCGTATGGAGCAGCGCCTGGAGGCGGCCCGCTTCCGCCACATCAACCAGTTCCTGTactgcagcagcagcggcgaggCCAAGCGCATGTTCCAGCAGGACCCGCCGGCCTTCGGGATCTACCACCGGGGCTTCGCCGAGCAGGTGCGGCGCTGGCCCGCCAACCCCGTGGACGCCATCATCGACTACATTCAACGCAA GCCTCCGTCGCTGGTGGTGGCCGACTTTGGCTGCGGCGACTGTAAGATCGCGCTCAGCGTCAAGAACAAAGTGCACAGCTTTGACTTGGTGGCCCTCTGCGACCTGGTGACAGTCTGCGACATGGCCCAC GTGCCGCTGCAGGACAGGTCGGTGGACATCGCCGTCTTCTGCCTGTCGCTGATGGGGACCAACCTGGCCGCTTTCCTTGCCGAGGCCAACCGGGTCTTGAAAAGAGG GGGCAAGCTGAAAATCGCCGAGGTGGCGAGCAGGTTCGACAACGTGAGGAACTTCCTCACGGCGCTGACTAGGCTGGGGTTCAAGTTGGAGTCGAAG GATACGGAGAACACTCATTTCTACACGTTCGACCTCATCAAGACGGGCGACGCGCCGCCAAACGTCAAGAATTTCGGCTTGCAGCTGAAGGCCTGCTTGTACAAGAAGAGATGA
- the nectin3a gene encoding nectin-3-like protein — protein sequence MSSTLRRSPAHGAMEPLYRLLATLLVVYGPAGVGGDLVLAPEKAHAVLGKRITLGCHIKLVPNITLIQSSWERQIASGREVLAVYHMEHGTYVQPEFAARVAFVSTTNRAVNISLSGVTLEDAGEYTCKVSTFPLGNGQATTQLNVLVEPKAYVSAGPDTLLEGEAESLVATCVAERGLPAAEVSWETELSGRVETRRRDEADGTASVHLRYLWTPGSAAQGKNLTCVVRHPTLETDFRIVYVLNVHFAPTVRMEGDEQNWYVGQANVTLSCSARANPPVREYRWARLDGPMPERVAVTSNRLAFTRPLTLNDSGVYRCQAINDIGAGSRDVSLWVQEPPSTTAATATTSPPDGGAAAGTARSPLGSPTLAPAQDSETLGLVAGGAAGGALVLILAVVAVCFSLLRKRRTFRGDYYTKQYLGPSDVQKETQVDVLQPHDLHEVYKGSQEFKSKLCGDVICDGDGWAEPERAYRPDGYQQTQHEPHGLSNGSPYLPDGDGDYVAHQDGSVISRREWYV from the exons GCGTCGGCGGCGACCTGGTGCTGGCCCCCGAGAAAGCGCACGCCGTGCTGGGCAAGAGGATCACGCTGGGCTGCCACATCAAGTTGGTGCCCAACATCACGCTCATCCAGAGCTCATGGGAGCGCCAGATCGCTTCGGGCAGGGAGGTCCTGGCCGTGTACCACATGGAGCACGGCACGTACGTCCAACCCGAGTTCGCCGCCCGCGTGGCCTTCGTTTCCACCACCAACCGAGCGGTCAACATCTCCCTGAGCGGCGTGACTCTGGAAGATGCGGGCGAGTACACCTGCAAGGTGTCCACTTTCCCGCTGGGGAACGGCCAGGCGACCACCCAGCTCAACGTCTTAG TGGAGCCCAAGGCGTACGTGTCGGCCGGGCCCGACACCCTGCTGGAAGGCGAGGCCGAGTCGCTGGTGGCCACCTGCGTGGCTGAGCGTGGCCTTCCCGCCGCCGAGGTCTCCTGGGAGACGGAGCTGAGCGGGCGCGTGGAGACGCGCCGGCGCGACGAGGCCGACGGCACGGCCAGCGTGCACCTGCGCTACTTGTGGACGCCCGGGAGCGCCGCCCAgggcaagaacctcacctgcgTGGTGCGCCACCCCACGCTGGAGACGGACTTTCGCATCGTCTACGTGCTCAATGTTCACT TTGCGCCGACGGTCCGCATGGAGGGCGACGAGCAAAACTGGTACGTCGGACAAGCCAACGTCACGTTGAGCTGCAGCGCTCGGGCCAACCCGCCCGTCCGGGAGTATCGCTGGGCCAG GTTGGACGGCCCGATGCCGGAGCGCGTCGCCGTCACGTCCAACAGGCTGGCCTTCACGCGGCCGCTGACGCTGAACGACTCGGGCGTGTACCGCTGCCAAGCCATCAATGACATCGGCGCGGGCAGCCGGGACGTGTCCCTCTGGGTCCAAG AACCCCCTTCCACCACGGCGGCGACCGCTACCACCAGCCCGCCCGACGGTGGCGCCGCGGCCGGCACGGCGCGCTCCCCGTTGGGCTCGCCCACGCTGGCCCCCGCGCAGGACAGCGAGACGCTGGGCCTGGTGGCGGGCGGCGCGGCGGGCGGCGCCCTGGTCCTGATCCTGGCCGTGGTGGCCGTCTGCTTCTCGTTGCTGCGCAAGCGGCGCACCTTCCGGGGCGACTACTACACCAAGCAGTACCTGGGCCCGTCGGACGTGCAGAAGGAGACGCAGGTGGACGTCTTGCAGCCGCACGACCTCCACGAGGTTTACAAAGGCAGCCAGGAGTTCAAGTCCAAACTTTGCGGCGACGTCATCTGCGACGGCGACGGCTGGGCCGAGCCGGAGCGCGCCTACCGCCCCGACGGTTACCAGCAGACGCAGCACGAGCCGCACGGGCTCAGCAACGGCTCGCCGTACCTCCCGGACGGCGACGGCGACTACGTGGCGCACCAGGACGGATCGGTCATCTCGCGGCGGGAGTGGTACGTCTGA
- the rrp8 gene encoding ribosomal RNA-processing protein 8 isoform X1, translating to MFNEDEDWNDAADVLSQSVVKKKPDSKSPNGKSKHVGKKSLLRTLQMLESIPDWKDDEPQPDSDSDLEAAAPHTKKKRKKKRRKRTKQASSTTEEREDNIEVKEDQSVTKKNKVEKKIGLAFCGSIEITQRRLRAPAGETEDKEAVQKSAADALKFNRQQWKNKMKNKRKCKNKYQQIKAQKEAEKDEDKPPATGCAPLTGGKPVQAPDKKTLPQKKTDEDNAAEKDEDKCPATGCAPLTGGKPVQAPDKKALPQKKTDEDNAAEKDEDKSPATRRAPVHGGKRVKAPDHTALPQKRKKTDAAATAETEAVKSAKRQRDTPPVNGSTRDSRTGRQKAEQLKAERLKRQHLRKLLGAAEEREEEPDKEEEPVLQEAEDAPEDRSGRLRRRMEQRLEAARFRHINQFLYCSSSGEAKRMFQQDPPAFGIYHRGFAEQVRRWPANPVDAIIDYIQRKPPSLVVADFGCGDCKIALSVKNKVHSFDLVALCDLVTVCDMAHVPLQDRSVDIAVFCLSLMGTNLAAFLAEANRVLKRGGKLKIAEVASRFDNVRNFLTALTRLGFKLESKDTENTHFYTFDLIKTGDAPPNVKNFGLQLKACLYKKR from the exons ATGTTTAATGAGGACGAAGACTGGAATGACGCTGCCGACGTCCTCAGTCAAAGTGTTGTGAAAAAGAAGCCAGACAGCAAGAGCCCCAATGGAAAG TCCAAACATGTGGGAAAGAAGAGCCTCCtgcgaacgctgcagatgttggaATCCATACCAGACTGGAAGGACGACGAGCCTCAGCCTGACAGCGACAGCGACCTCGAAGCCGCTGCGCCGCACaccaagaagaagaggaagaaaaagaggaggaagaggacgaaACAAGCCAGTTCGACAACAGAAGAGCGGGAGGACAACATTGAGGTTAAGGAAGACCAAAGTGTAACCAAGAAGAACAAAGTGGAAAAGAAAATTG GACTTGCCTTCTGTGGTTCAATAGAAATAACGCAAAGACGTCTTCGGGCACCGGCAGGCGAGACGGAGGACAAAGAAGCGGTGCAGAAGTCGGCCGCCGATGCCCtgaaattcaacaggcagcagtggaaaaacaaaatgaagaacaagaggaaatgtaaaaataaataccagCAGATCAAAGCTCAAAAGGAAGCGGAGAAGGACGAGGACAAACCTCCGGCGACCGGGTGCGCGCCTCTCACTGGGGGCAAACCAGTGCAAGCGCCAGACAAGAAAACGCTGCCGCAGAAAAAGACGGATGAGGACAACGCCGCCGAGAAGGACGAGGACAAATGTCCGGCGACCGGGTGCGCGCCTCTCACTGGGGGCAAACCAGTGCAAGCGCCAGACAAGAAAGCGCTGCCGCAGAAAAAGACGGATGAGGACAACGCCGCCGAGAAGGACGAGGACAAATCTCCGGCGACCAGGCGCGCGCCTGTCCACGGGGGCAAAAGAGTGAAAGCGCCAGACCACACAGCGCTGCCGCAGAAAAGGAAAAAGACGGACGCCGCTGCCACTGCCGAGACGGAAGCCGTTAAAAGCGCCAAGCGGCAAAGGGACACCCCCCCGGTCAACGGGTCCACGCGGGATTCCCGGACAGGGCGGCAAAAAGCCGAGCAGCTCAAGGCCGAGAGGCTGAAACGCCAGCACCTGCGCAAGCTTCTCGGGGCGGCCGAGGAGCGGGAGGAGGAGCCGGACAAGGAGGAGGAGCCCGTTTTGCAGGAGGCCGAGGATGCGCCGGAGGACCGCTCCGGCAGGTTGCGCCGGCGTATGGAGCAGCGCCTGGAGGCGGCCCGCTTCCGCCACATCAACCAGTTCCTGTactgcagcagcagcggcgaggCCAAGCGCATGTTCCAGCAGGACCCGCCGGCCTTCGGGATCTACCACCGGGGCTTCGCCGAGCAGGTGCGGCGCTGGCCCGCCAACCCCGTGGACGCCATCATCGACTACATTCAACGCAA GCCTCCGTCGCTGGTGGTGGCCGACTTTGGCTGCGGCGACTGTAAGATCGCGCTCAGCGTCAAGAACAAAGTGCACAGCTTTGACTTGGTGGCCCTCTGCGACCTGGTGACAGTCTGCGACATGGCCCAC GTGCCGCTGCAGGACAGGTCGGTGGACATCGCCGTCTTCTGCCTGTCGCTGATGGGGACCAACCTGGCCGCTTTCCTTGCCGAGGCCAACCGGGTCTTGAAAAGAGG GGGCAAGCTGAAAATCGCCGAGGTGGCGAGCAGGTTCGACAACGTGAGGAACTTCCTCACGGCGCTGACTAGGCTGGGGTTCAAGTTGGAGTCGAAG GATACGGAGAACACTCATTTCTACACGTTCGACCTCATCAAGACGGGCGACGCGCCGCCAAACGTCAAGAATTTCGGCTTGCAGCTGAAGGCCTGCTTGTACAAGAAGAGATGA
- the rrp8 gene encoding ribosomal RNA-processing protein 8 isoform X3, whose protein sequence is MFNEDEDWNDAADVLSQSVVKKKPDSKSPNGKSKHVGKKSLLRTLQMLESIPDWKDDEPQPDSDSDLEAAAPHTKKKRKKKRRKRTKQASSTTEEREDNIEVKEDQSVTKKNKVEKKIGETEDKEAVQKSAADALKFNRQQWKNKMKNKRKCKNKYQQIKAQKEAEKDEDKPPATGCAPLTGGKPVQAPDKKTLPQKKTDEDNAAEKDEDKCPATGCAPLTGGKPVQAPDKKALPQKKTDEDNAAEKDEDKSPATRRAPVHGGKRVKAPDHTALPQKRKKTDAAATAETEAVKSAKRQRDTPPVNGSTRDSRTGRQKAEQLKAERLKRQHLRKLLGAAEEREEEPDKEEEPVLQEAEDAPEDRSGRLRRRMEQRLEAARFRHINQFLYCSSSGEAKRMFQQDPPAFGIYHRGFAEQVRRWPANPVDAIIDYIQRKPPSLVVADFGCGDCKIALSVKNKVHSFDLVALCDLVTVCDMAHVPLQDRSVDIAVFCLSLMGTNLAAFLAEANRVLKRGGKLKIAEVASRFDNVRNFLTALTRLGFKLESKDTENTHFYTFDLIKTGDAPPNVKNFGLQLKACLYKKR, encoded by the exons ATGTTTAATGAGGACGAAGACTGGAATGACGCTGCCGACGTCCTCAGTCAAAGTGTTGTGAAAAAGAAGCCAGACAGCAAGAGCCCCAATGGAAAG TCCAAACATGTGGGAAAGAAGAGCCTCCtgcgaacgctgcagatgttggaATCCATACCAGACTGGAAGGACGACGAGCCTCAGCCTGACAGCGACAGCGACCTCGAAGCCGCTGCGCCGCACaccaagaagaagaggaagaaaaagaggaggaagaggacgaaACAAGCCAGTTCGACAACAGAAGAGCGGGAGGACAACATTGAGGTTAAGGAAGACCAAAGTGTAACCAAGAAGAACAAAGTGGAAAAGAAAATTG GCGAGACGGAGGACAAAGAAGCGGTGCAGAAGTCGGCCGCCGATGCCCtgaaattcaacaggcagcagtggaaaaacaaaatgaagaacaagaggaaatgtaaaaataaataccagCAGATCAAAGCTCAAAAGGAAGCGGAGAAGGACGAGGACAAACCTCCGGCGACCGGGTGCGCGCCTCTCACTGGGGGCAAACCAGTGCAAGCGCCAGACAAGAAAACGCTGCCGCAGAAAAAGACGGATGAGGACAACGCCGCCGAGAAGGACGAGGACAAATGTCCGGCGACCGGGTGCGCGCCTCTCACTGGGGGCAAACCAGTGCAAGCGCCAGACAAGAAAGCGCTGCCGCAGAAAAAGACGGATGAGGACAACGCCGCCGAGAAGGACGAGGACAAATCTCCGGCGACCAGGCGCGCGCCTGTCCACGGGGGCAAAAGAGTGAAAGCGCCAGACCACACAGCGCTGCCGCAGAAAAGGAAAAAGACGGACGCCGCTGCCACTGCCGAGACGGAAGCCGTTAAAAGCGCCAAGCGGCAAAGGGACACCCCCCCGGTCAACGGGTCCACGCGGGATTCCCGGACAGGGCGGCAAAAAGCCGAGCAGCTCAAGGCCGAGAGGCTGAAACGCCAGCACCTGCGCAAGCTTCTCGGGGCGGCCGAGGAGCGGGAGGAGGAGCCGGACAAGGAGGAGGAGCCCGTTTTGCAGGAGGCCGAGGATGCGCCGGAGGACCGCTCCGGCAGGTTGCGCCGGCGTATGGAGCAGCGCCTGGAGGCGGCCCGCTTCCGCCACATCAACCAGTTCCTGTactgcagcagcagcggcgaggCCAAGCGCATGTTCCAGCAGGACCCGCCGGCCTTCGGGATCTACCACCGGGGCTTCGCCGAGCAGGTGCGGCGCTGGCCCGCCAACCCCGTGGACGCCATCATCGACTACATTCAACGCAA GCCTCCGTCGCTGGTGGTGGCCGACTTTGGCTGCGGCGACTGTAAGATCGCGCTCAGCGTCAAGAACAAAGTGCACAGCTTTGACTTGGTGGCCCTCTGCGACCTGGTGACAGTCTGCGACATGGCCCAC GTGCCGCTGCAGGACAGGTCGGTGGACATCGCCGTCTTCTGCCTGTCGCTGATGGGGACCAACCTGGCCGCTTTCCTTGCCGAGGCCAACCGGGTCTTGAAAAGAGG GGGCAAGCTGAAAATCGCCGAGGTGGCGAGCAGGTTCGACAACGTGAGGAACTTCCTCACGGCGCTGACTAGGCTGGGGTTCAAGTTGGAGTCGAAG GATACGGAGAACACTCATTTCTACACGTTCGACCTCATCAAGACGGGCGACGCGCCGCCAAACGTCAAGAATTTCGGCTTGCAGCTGAAGGCCTGCTTGTACAAGAAGAGATGA